ACCAACTTTTACTTGGGATTGATTATTCATAATAAAGCCATTTTTTATCATAGGCGGCAATTAAAAACTCATGCACATCGTCAGTTAAATCACCAGCATCAGGAAATTTTTTATTTAACATGTTGATGATGTCAGAAACTTTGTTTATACCATCAACCAGTTGCATGATTTCTCCAGCACTACCATTAAGTTTAACCATACCTTCAGGAAATAATAGTACATAACAATCTTGCGCTTGTTCCCATTGCAGTCGGAACATAGCGTTTAAACTTGGCGGCACGGACTGATTTATCATTTAAAAATTCTCTTATGGTAATTTGGCTCAGCTATTAAACCTTGGTAAGGCGCTCGGTCCTGTTGATATGCTAAGGTCATAGCATCAAGCATACTCCACAAAATATCTAATTTAAATTGGAGAATATTTAATGCCTCGTCTTGTGCTTGACGAGTAGTAAAGTGATCTAAGGTGATTTGTAGGCCATGATTAACATCGCGTCTTGCTTGAGATAAGCGCATTTGAAAATACTGTAAGCCTTGTGTTTCAATCCAAGGATAATTTATAGGCCAACTGTCTAGCCTGCTTTGATGTATTTGAGGGGCAAACATTTCCGTCAGTGACGAACATGCAGCTTGCTGCCAGTTAGCACGGCGAGCAAAGTTTACATAGGCATCTACGGCGAATCGCACCCCAGGTAAAACAAATTTCTCATCCAGTAAGTCTTGTCTATCTAATCCTACCGCTTGGCCCAATTGTAACCAGGCTTCAATACCACCTAAGGTTTTGTCTTCTACACTGCCATCGTGATCTAATATGCGTTGGATCCATAGACGACGAGTTTCCATATCATGACAATTAGCTAATATGGCGGCATCTTTAATAGGAATATTTACTTGGTAATAAAAACGGTTTGCCACCCAACCCTGAATTTGCTCAACACTACATTCACCTTGGTGCATGGCAATATGAAATGGGTGATGAATATGGTAAAGCTGCCCTTTAGCGCGGAGCATTTCTTCAAACTGCTCTCTTGTCCATGGTTGTTGCATAAATAAAGCGCCTCTTAGTATTAAGTGTTATACCCGCTCCACTTGAAGATGCGAGTTTCAGGGTGCCTGAGCGATTCATGATCAAGGCGCCTCTTTTTATTAAGGGTTGTTCCCTTAAAAATAGATGCAACGAAGCGCATGATTTGCTCAGACATCCCCAAAGGGCTGTTTTAGAAACGCTTTATGCTACGTTATTGATTTTGAGAAGGGAACAACCATTCTCTTCAATCAATGCCTTGCCTAAAGGCGTTTCTAATTCCAGCTGAATCCTGCATCTTCAAGTGGAACGGGTATATATCAATTGCATTTATTATCAGATCATTAAAGCAATTATATTGTTATTTCCATGCCATCTACGGCTATTTCAACACCATTGTCCAACACAAATTGATGTTGTGCTGATTCTTCATTGAGAATAGGGTTGGTGTTATTAATATGGATTAAAATCTTTCGATCGATATCAAATTTATTGAGTAATGCGACAGTGCCAAAATCACCATTTACTGGCATATGGCCCATTTGGGATCCAAGTTTAGTACCAACGCCTTGTGCGATCATTTCATCGTCAAGCCAGAGTGTGCCATCGATTAATACGCAGCTAGCATCTGCCAATATCTCTTCAACTTCAGGTGTGCTTTCTACGATGCCCGGTAAATAAAAAAGGTATTTCCCACTCGTTTTATCAACAATTTTGAGGCCGATATTGTTACCAGCAACGACTTTGTCACGGTATTTAGAATAAGGAGGAGCATTCGACTCTATAGTCACGGGAACGAACTCGATATCTGCAACACCTTCAACACTAAAAGCATCACTCTGCTGATAACCAATA
The DNA window shown above is from Colwellia psychrerythraea 34H and carries:
- the pqqC gene encoding pyrroloquinoline-quinone synthase PqqC gives rise to the protein MQQPWTREQFEEMLRAKGQLYHIHHPFHIAMHQGECSVEQIQGWVANRFYYQVNIPIKDAAILANCHDMETRRLWIQRILDHDGSVEDKTLGGIEAWLQLGQAVGLDRQDLLDEKFVLPGVRFAVDAYVNFARRANWQQAACSSLTEMFAPQIHQSRLDSWPINYPWIETQGLQYFQMRLSQARRDVNHGLQITLDHFTTRQAQDEALNILQFKLDILWSMLDAMTLAYQQDRAPYQGLIAEPNYHKRIFK
- the pqqB gene encoding pyrroloquinoline quinone biosynthesis protein PqqB; its protein translation is MQILILGSAAGGGFPQWNCHCANCKGLRAGTIKATPRTQSSIAVSPDGKNWALINASPDIRQQINQSPQLWPEQGARGTNIRGAILTDSQIDHTTGLITLREGLPLDVYCSHVVYEDLTSAYPLFNMLEHWHGGLSFKPIGYQQSDAFSVEGVADIEFVPVTIESNAPPYSKYRDKVVAGNNIGLKIVDKTSGKYLFYLPGIVESTPEVEEILADASCVLIDGTLWLDDEMIAQGVGTKLGSQMGHMPVNGDFGTVALLNKFDIDRKILIHINNTNPILNEESAQHQFVLDNGVEIAVDGMEITI
- the pqqD gene encoding pyrroloquinoline quinone biosynthesis peptide chaperone PqqD, with the translated sequence MINQSVPPSLNAMFRLQWEQAQDCYVLLFPEGMVKLNGSAGEIMQLVDGINKVSDIINMLNKKFPDAGDLTDDVHEFLIAAYDKKWLYYE